The following are encoded together in the Acetobacter vaccinii genome:
- the mdcB gene encoding triphosphoribosyl-dephospho-CoA synthase MdcB: MTKRFAFQTAPSPESARRIAWLARACLLAEVQTWPKPGLVSHIDQGSHTDMTIAQFVSSAHAITPFFAQLYEAGSISAPLSRLREIGLAAERAMMDATGGINTHRGAIWALGLASAAAGRRATLGVPSACSDILRQHWGTEILATPPEEATHGGRMRRLHGAGGARIEAGWGFPTIRTVGVSALRQGRALRPGDPEAARVQCCMALIATLIDTNLLYRGGWKGLRFAQRHARHFLENGGVGQEAWRQEAAVIHSDFVKHRLSPGGAADGLALSLFLDRLDPAPPQQEAHRIADRINIQELDNGANSSDFSRPDLCGDDCGILRR; encoded by the coding sequence ATGACGAAGCGCTTCGCCTTTCAGACCGCCCCCTCCCCCGAGAGCGCCCGACGGATTGCATGGCTCGCCAGAGCCTGCCTGCTCGCCGAGGTGCAAACATGGCCGAAACCCGGGCTCGTCAGTCATATCGACCAAGGCAGCCACACCGATATGACGATCGCACAGTTCGTCTCCAGCGCCCACGCCATCACACCTTTTTTCGCGCAGCTTTATGAAGCCGGATCGATCAGCGCACCCCTGTCTCGCCTGCGCGAAATTGGTCTTGCTGCCGAGCGGGCCATGATGGATGCTACGGGTGGGATCAATACCCATCGGGGCGCAATCTGGGCACTTGGCCTCGCCAGCGCTGCGGCAGGCCGCCGCGCGACATTGGGCGTTCCCTCTGCCTGCTCCGATATTCTCCGGCAGCACTGGGGTACGGAGATTCTGGCGACACCTCCCGAAGAGGCAACACATGGCGGTCGGATGCGTCGCCTGCATGGGGCGGGCGGAGCCAGAATTGAGGCAGGTTGGGGTTTTCCTACCATTCGCACTGTGGGCGTTTCCGCGCTCCGGCAAGGCCGTGCTCTGCGGCCGGGTGATCCCGAGGCCGCGCGAGTGCAGTGCTGCATGGCACTCATCGCCACATTGATCGACACCAATCTTCTCTACCGCGGTGGGTGGAAAGGCCTGCGCTTTGCCCAGCGTCATGCCCGTCATTTTCTGGAAAATGGCGGCGTTGGGCAGGAGGCATGGCGCCAAGAGGCGGCCGTCATCCACAGCGATTTCGTCAAACACCGCTTATCCCCAGGCGGCGCGGCCGATGGCCTGGCGCTGTCATTGTTTCTTGATCGGCTTGATCCAGCACCGCCCCAGCAAGAGGCCCACCGGATCGCTGATAGGATAAATATTCAGGAATTGGACAATGGCGCAAATTCTTCTGATTTCTCTCGTCCCGATCTTTGCGGTGATGATTGCGGGATATTACGCCGGTAA